TATATTGACGTCCCATATTTTTGACCACTTTCACCAACTGTATTAGGCCGAATTCCCGCAATTTTTGATCACTATTACTCCATATTGAGCATTCGCCTGCATATCCCAATAAAAAAGGAACAAGGACTGCAAGTTGCGCTCCTTGTTCCAAGCTTAAGAAAGAAGATTAGTCTTCGTATTCATCCTCTAAAGCATTTAAAACATCCTCTACCATATCCCACTCTGCTTCTGTTTCGATTGGTGTTAACTCGCCGTCTTCACCATTTTCAGAAGGAACGAATGAAGAAACGAAAATTTCTACAGAACCATCCTCATCTTCTTCTGCTCCTACCATTGAGTAAAATACGTAGGATTTGCCAAATTCAGGCGATTCATGAACATGAATCACTTCACAAAGCTGTTCATTCCCGTTCTCGTCAATCACTGTAATGTGTTGTACGTGTAATTCTTCTTCATGGTTGTGCTCGTGTGCCATGTGCTTGTCACCTCATCAATTAATTTTTGCTATCCAAATAGCCTTGTAAGATCATCACAGCAGCCATTTTATCAATGACTTGCTTCCGTTTTTTGCGACTAACATCTGCATCAATTAGCATACGCTCAGCAGCCATTGTCGTTAAACGTTCATCCCAAAGCTTTACTGGCAGTGAAAAGGTCTCCTCTAAAAGCTTTTTATAGTTTTCAGATGCCTCTCCACGTGGTCCCACCGTATTATTCATGTTTTTCGGATAACCTACAACAAATTCTGTTATAGCATACTCCTTTACTAGCTCGGCTATTCGTTCAACACCAAATTCACCGTTTGCTTCATCAATTTTCACGGTTTCAATACCTTGGGCCGTCCACCCTAAAGCATCGCTTATTGCCACGCCCACAGTTTTTGACCCAACGTCTAATCCCATAATTCTCATTTCTAGTCCTCGTTATTCTTTTTAATATAAAATTTAACAAGCTCTTCTAGAATTTCGTCACGCTCAAGCTTGCGAATTAAATTACGAGCATCCTGATGGCGAGGAATATACGCCGGATCACCAGAAAGTAAATAACCGACAATCTGATTGATAGGATTATATCCCTTTTCCTCTAATGAAGAATGAACTTTCAACATTACCTGCTTGACTTCCTGTTCCATTGATTCTTCTGGAAAATTAAATTTCATCGTTTGATCAAATGAACTCATGACCAGCACCTCGCTTTCAGAAATAAGGAGATGTGCAAAAAGCTCATCTCCAATTTCTCTTTATTATAACCGATTTGGCGTATTAATTAAATGGATTTAATATAATCATACACAGAAAGTAGTGCTTCATCAAGTTTTGATGCATCTTTTGCACCTGCCATCGCCATATCCGGACGACCGCCACCTTTACCACCACATGCCTCTGCTACCATTTTTACGATATTTCCAGCATGATAATTGCCGCCCACTAAATCTTTTGTGACGCCGGCACATAGCATTACTTTCTCGCCATCAACAGCTCCTAAAACGACAATAGCTTTATTCATTTTCACTTTTAAATCATCCATCATTTGACGCAATTGATTGTTATCTTTCGCTTCTACTCTAGTAGAAAGGACTGTTACATCACCAATTGTTTGAGCTGCATCTACAATTGCTCCTGCTTGTGCATTCGCAATTTTTTGTGATAGTGCTTCATTATCACGTTGTAATTCTTTGTAGTCTGCTTGAAGTGCCTGTACTTTTGTCACAATATCTTTCGGATTTGCTTTTAATAGGGCTGCAGCATCGTTTAATAAAGCTTCCTCTTCTTTAACTGCTTCATATGCCACTTTTCCTGTTACAGCCTCTATACGACGCGTACCTGCACCGATCCCACCTTCTGAGACAATTTTGAAGAAACCTATTTCAGAAGAGCGTTTTACATGTAAACCACCACAAAGCTCAATAGAGTAATCCCCAATAGAAACTACACGGACAATATCGCCATACTTCTCACCGAATAATGCCATAGCCCCCATTGCCTTCGCTTCATCGATGCCTTTTTCTTCAATCACAACCTCTATATCATCCCACACTTTTTCATTTACAATACGTTCAATTTGCTGTAACTCCTCTTTTGTCACTTGACCAAAGTGTGAGAAGTCAAAGCGTAAGCGATCAGGACCTACATATGAACCAGCTTGGTTAACATGATCGCCTAGCACATCTTTTAATGCACGTTGCATAATATGTGTAGCTGTATGATTTTTAATAATTAAATTTCGATCATCACGATTAACAACTGCTTGCACAGTATCTTCTACATGCATTTCACCAGATTCAACTACCACTGTATGGAGCGGCTGACCATTTGGTGCTTTTTGAACATCTTTGACAACAGCAGTAAAGCTATCATTTGAAATGATACCGCTATCTGCAATTTGTCCGCCCATCTCAGCATAGAATGGTGTTTTTGCTAAAATTACTAGCGCTTCTTGACCTTCAGAGGCAACCTTCGCTACTTGTCCATTGACAATCATCGCTGCAATTTCTGTGTCTGTCGTTAAAGTATCATAGCCTACAAATTCGCTGGCAACCGTTAAATTTGCGAGAACTTCATTTTGCACTTGCATGGAGTCTACATCTTGACGAGCTGCACGGGCACGCTCACGTTGCTCTTCCATTGCTATCTCGAAGCCTTCATGATCTACCTTCATGCCTACTTCTTCTGCATATTCTTCTGTTAATTCAATTGGGAAACCATAAGTATCATATAATCGGAAAGCATCTGCCCCTGGAATATAAACATGTCCTGCTGCTTTTTGTGATTCAACGACCTCATTAAAGATAGCTAAACCACCGTCTAATGTTTCATGGAAGCGAATTTCTTCATTTTTAATGACACGTTGGATAAATTCACTTTTTTCCGTTACCTCTGGATAGAAGTCCTCCATTATTTTGCCAGCAGTTGGTACCAATTCAAACATAAATGGTTTTTCAATACCTATTTGTTTTGCATAGCGAACAGCACGACGTAATAGACGACGTAATACATAACCACGACCTTCATTTGAAGGAAGTGCGCCATCACCAATCGCAAAAGCTACTGTACGGATGTGGTCTGCAATTACTTTGAATGGTGTATTAATATCCTCTTCTGAACCGAAGATTTCATTTAAATCTACTTCACTAGGACGCTTATACTTACGGTTAGCAAACTCCTCAATTTTTTCAATAATTGGCATGAATAAATCAGTATCAAAGTTAGTTGGAACATTTTGAACAACTGACACAATACGCTCAAGACCCATACCTGTATCAATATTTTGCTTTGGCAGCGGCGTATACGTACCATCTGGATTATGGTTGAATTGTGAGAACACTAAGTTCCAAATTTCAAGGTAGCGTTCATTTTCTCCACCTGGATACATTTCTGGATCACTATCATTAGAGCCGTATTCTTCTCCACGGTCATAAAAAATCTCTGAGTTTGGACCAGAAGGACCTTCTCCAATATCCCAGAAGTTCCCCTCTAATCGGATTAAACGTTCTTCAGGGATTCCAATTTCGTTATGCCAAACATCATAGGCTTCTTGGTCTTCAGGATGAATAGTAATAGATAAAAGCTCTGGATCAAAGCCCATCCACTTTTTATCTGTTAAGAACTCCCAAGCATAATGAATCGCTTCTTTTTTGAAGTAATCTCCAATAGAGAAGTTACCAAGCATTTCGAAAAACGTATGGTGACGTGCTGTTTTACCTACGTTTTCAATGTCATTTGTACGAATCGATTTTTGCGCATTTGTGATACGTGGATTTTCTGGAATAACACGTCCATCAAAATATGGTTTAAGAGTAGCAACACCAGAGTTAATCCAAAGTAAGGATGGGTCATTAATGGGTACTAGTGGAGCTGATGGCTCATGATGATGACCTTTCTCTTTAAAGAATTCCAAATACATACGGCGAATATCTGCTGCTTTCATAGGATAAATTCCTCCTCATTAATTTTGTTAAGTTTACGATATGAATCCGCAAATAAGCATAAAAAAGCCCTCATCCCAATAAGGGACGAGGACTTGTTAGTTGTCTCGCGGTACCACCCTAGTTGTAAGTAAAAAATACTTACCTCTTTAGCACTTGTAACGTAAGTGAACGGCAGAGATTAACTGCACTCTGGAGTAGCTTTCGGTATCTGCCATGTGAGGATTTTTTCAGCCAAGAAATCCCTTTCTGAACACCCACAAATACGTACTTGTTCCATCATCGTTTTTACTATTTTCTATCGAGCATTATAAAAAAAATATTTTGTTCTGTCAATTGGCACTAGTATGACTAAGCATCATTAGGCAATCATTTTTTTGAAGTATGCCCACATTCCCCAAGTAAATACAACTAAAAATACACTAATTGTAATCGTTGTAATTGGTGAATCCGGATATGGCAATGGAACATTCATGCCAAAAAAGCTTGTAATGACTGATAATGGCAGCATAATTGTTGATATTACAGTAAGCAGATTAAGCTTTTCAATTGATTTGCCACTAATAATTGAAAAATAAGTATCTAAGGTACTGTTTACTAAATCTCTATAGGTTTCTGTCGATTCAACAATTCGTTCAAGATGGTCATTTAAATCTTTATAGAATGGAATATTTTCCTCACGAATTTCAAATTTCCACTGACCATTACTATTTGAAAAAATTCTTTTTTGTGGCATAATTGCCTGTCGAATGAATATAATAGTTCGCTTAAGCGCAAGAAACTCCTCTGTAACTATTTTCGGCTGATAATCATATATTTCCTCTTCAAGCTCATCTATACGCGCTCTAATCCGTTCTAAAACTGGGAAATATTCATCAGTAATGCCGTCAATAAGTGTATGCAAAAGAAAATCAGTGCCTTTATCTAAATACTTTGTACTGTTTAAGCAAATATTTTCGATGTGACCTAGCCATTTAAGCTTTTGCTTATGAACCGTTACAACATAATTAGGACCCATAAAAATATTTAATTCTACTGTAGTTATTTCATTGCTACTTTTTTCATTATAGATCGGGGCATGAAAAACAAAAAATTTATAGTCGCCATAATGATCCATTTTAGGGCGAGAACCTTCGTTTAAGCAATCCTCTACCGCTAATGGATGGAAGCCAAAAATTTCCGCGATATCATTTAATTCATTGTAGCTATATGCATATAAGTCAACCCATAATAAATCCTCGGCATGGAGGCCATGTTTAAATTCTTTCAAATTAAAATCATGTTCTACTACGTTGCTTCTTTTTTTAAAATAATGGATTTTAATCATTGTTTTTCACCTCATGTTTTATTATTTAAGGAGAACAAACAGGCATAACCCTATTGTTGTTTCGGCGATAAGAAATCGACGATCCTTAATTGTTTATTTCTTCCTAACATTTGCTTACCCGGCTCAGGACTACTATCCATTTCTCATCACCTTCCTTAAATAACAAAAACACGCCTTCGACGAATGAAGGCGTGTTGAATACACATATCAAAAAAACAGCACAGTAAAGTACAGTACTTTGCTTTCTTACCTTCAAACGTTGAGTTTTAGCACTATGCGGCATAGGAAATTTACTCCAGCTACGTTAAAAAACACCTTATTTCGATGATTTCTGTTGACCCATTGGCGTCTCTCGACATTTTTGGGTAGTAGCGTATCTCCAGCATAGGAGCCTCACCTAACGAAGGGATTGTTATTTTTTTATTCCTGTAAATCATAATGCATAATGAAACAACTGTCAAACTGAAAAAGCACTGGATCAGTTTTAGGAACAATCATATTTTTAAAAAGTTTTCCACCCTTCCAATGTATTGTTCTCGATTATAGGTTTGATAAAGTACAGATGCTAGGCGGACTGGGTCACCAAAGAAGTAACGCTCGTAAAGTGTTTGCCTTGTGCCAAAGCTACTCATTGTTAAATCCCAAGCTAAACGGAATTTTTTAACCCGTTCTTTGCCTCCATCTTTAAAAGACTGTAAATAGTGTTCTAGGTCCCCATCATCTGCTACAAATGCTTTTTCACTTGGAATAGACATTAATCCACTCGCA
This genomic stretch from Lysinibacillus pakistanensis harbors:
- a CDS encoding DUF1292 domain-containing protein is translated as MAHEHNHEEELHVQHITVIDENGNEQLCEVIHVHESPEFGKSYVFYSMVGAEEDEDGSVEIFVSSFVPSENGEDGELTPIETEAEWDMVEDVLNALEDEYED
- the ruvX gene encoding Holliday junction resolvase RuvX; its protein translation is MRIMGLDVGSKTVGVAISDALGWTAQGIETVKIDEANGEFGVERIAELVKEYAITEFVVGYPKNMNNTVGPRGEASENYKKLLEETFSLPVKLWDERLTTMAAERMLIDADVSRKKRKQVIDKMAAVMILQGYLDSKN
- a CDS encoding IreB family regulatory phosphoprotein, translating into MSSFDQTMKFNFPEESMEQEVKQVMLKVHSSLEEKGYNPINQIVGYLLSGDPAYIPRHQDARNLIRKLERDEILEELVKFYIKKNNED
- the alaS gene encoding alanine--tRNA ligase → MKAADIRRMYLEFFKEKGHHHEPSAPLVPINDPSLLWINSGVATLKPYFDGRVIPENPRITNAQKSIRTNDIENVGKTARHHTFFEMLGNFSIGDYFKKEAIHYAWEFLTDKKWMGFDPELLSITIHPEDQEAYDVWHNEIGIPEERLIRLEGNFWDIGEGPSGPNSEIFYDRGEEYGSNDSDPEMYPGGENERYLEIWNLVFSQFNHNPDGTYTPLPKQNIDTGMGLERIVSVVQNVPTNFDTDLFMPIIEKIEEFANRKYKRPSEVDLNEIFGSEEDINTPFKVIADHIRTVAFAIGDGALPSNEGRGYVLRRLLRRAVRYAKQIGIEKPFMFELVPTAGKIMEDFYPEVTEKSEFIQRVIKNEEIRFHETLDGGLAIFNEVVESQKAAGHVYIPGADAFRLYDTYGFPIELTEEYAEEVGMKVDHEGFEIAMEEQRERARAARQDVDSMQVQNEVLANLTVASEFVGYDTLTTDTEIAAMIVNGQVAKVASEGQEALVILAKTPFYAEMGGQIADSGIISNDSFTAVVKDVQKAPNGQPLHTVVVESGEMHVEDTVQAVVNRDDRNLIIKNHTATHIMQRALKDVLGDHVNQAGSYVGPDRLRFDFSHFGQVTKEELQQIERIVNEKVWDDIEVVIEEKGIDEAKAMGAMALFGEKYGDIVRVVSIGDYSIELCGGLHVKRSSEIGFFKIVSEGGIGAGTRRIEAVTGKVAYEAVKEEEALLNDAAALLKANPKDIVTKVQALQADYKELQRDNEALSQKIANAQAGAIVDAAQTIGDVTVLSTRVEAKDNNQLRQMMDDLKVKMNKAIVVLGAVDGEKVMLCAGVTKDLVGGNYHAGNIVKMVAEACGGKGGGRPDMAMAGAKDASKLDEALLSVYDYIKSI
- a CDS encoding magnesium transporter CorA family protein — its product is MIKIHYFKKRSNVVEHDFNLKEFKHGLHAEDLLWVDLYAYSYNELNDIAEIFGFHPLAVEDCLNEGSRPKMDHYGDYKFFVFHAPIYNEKSSNEITTVELNIFMGPNYVVTVHKQKLKWLGHIENICLNSTKYLDKGTDFLLHTLIDGITDEYFPVLERIRARIDELEEEIYDYQPKIVTEEFLALKRTIIFIRQAIMPQKRIFSNSNGQWKFEIREENIPFYKDLNDHLERIVESTETYRDLVNSTLDTYFSIISGKSIEKLNLLTVISTIMLPLSVITSFFGMNVPLPYPDSPITTITISVFLVVFTWGMWAYFKKMIA